The Falco peregrinus isolate bFalPer1 chromosome 9, bFalPer1.pri, whole genome shotgun sequence genome includes a window with the following:
- the TPX2 gene encoding targeting protein for Xklp2 isoform X6: MSRAESRYSFDVPNPCINFATLNDDDDDEAHKADAWFDQKANAENIPPAEYVAQASQNSTAFSKPDIIQSSVTRQGIMSESHAEEDNEAESVQASAVPPNIVGSLTSWRAAAPAKASQRAGRRQATKQRKAQQHKGLDGIEVTRNADTQVNKEEVPPLKKMRVCSSREKLTEVSAKRAPLQGPARSPGKGKSKLTMPSTPTVLKRTNLSGKLKSTEEQELEKMQQLQKEVMELRKKNEESLKAAIAGAGQLVKRTAGQVTKPIDFHFCTENRIKHVESQPGNEYKELDFAAVLRKHPPSPVQMPKGPTVPKPFNLSQGNKRKLEETTSEYVSLAEQVEAFQKRTPSRYHLRSRKSDEGPVPAKLVKPRLTKPKTPVLRTKQRFRPITCKTTAELEAEEIEKIKQYKFKAQELNPKIFEGGPLLPKKPSVKDLTQPIGFELETEKRIQERDSKKQQEEEHFEFHSRPCPTKILEDVVGVPEKKVLPITVPKSPVFTLKSRTQTSSRDEKEKEVVPVIRANPMRHYGVPFKPKMPEQRHVEVCPFSFDARDKERQIQKEKKIEELQKEEVPKFKALPLPYFDHVQLPEKKVKNPTQPEPFNLQVDERGAAKLQIWKQQLEEDLKRQKEAACFKARPNTVVYQEPFVPKRGNKPLSVPESFELATEKRAKERQEFEKRLADREAIRERCQERLRQEEEEREKEEVAKLRQEMVHKANPIRKYRNVEVKPSDQPLTTPKSPNFSDRFRC; this comes from the exons ATGTCTCGTGCAGAATCTAGATATTCCTTTGATGTCCCAAACCCTTGCATCAACTTTGCAACTCtgaatgatgatgatgatgatgaggcACACAAAGCAGATGCCTGGTTTG ACCAAAAAGCCAATGCAGAAAACATCCCTCCTGCAGAATATGTGGCACAGGCCTCACAGAACAGCACTGCTTTTTCAAAGCCTGATATTATTCAGTCTTCTGTCACACGACAAGGAATAATGA GTGAGAGCCATGCTGAAGAGGACAATGAAGCAGAAAGTGTGCAAGCCAGTGCAGTTCCTCCGAATATCGTTGGATCCCTGACgagctggagagctgctgctcctgcaaaggCCTCTCAGAG AGCGGGTAGAAGACAGGctacaaagcagagaaaagcacagcaacATAAAGGGCTGGATGGAATCGAAGTGACAAGAAATGCTGATACCCAAGTTAACAAGGAAGAGGTTCCAcccctgaaaaaaatgagagt TTGtagcagcagagagaagctgACAGAAGTATCTGCAAAGAGAGCGCCCCTGCAGGGTCCTGCCCGCtccccagggaaagggaaaagcaaactgACCATGCCCTCCACGCCAACAGTGCTAAA GAGGACCAATCTTTCTGGCAAGCTGAAGAGCACAGAGGAACAGGAGCTGGAAAAGATGCAGCAGTTGCAGAAGGAGGTTATGGAGCTGCGGAAGAAGAACGAGGAGTCTCTGAAAGCAGCTATTGCTGGAGCAG GACAACTTGTGAAGAGAACTGCTGGTCAAGTAACAAAGCCAATAGACTTCCACTTCTGCACAGAGAATAGAATTAAACATGTAGAAAGCCAGCCTGGGAACGAGTACAAGGAACTGGATTTTGCAGCAGTACTGAGAAAGCATCCTCCTTCTCCG gtGCAAATGCCGAAGGGACCCACTGTCCCCAAACCTTTCAATCTGTCccagggaaacaaaagaaaacttgaagaAACCACATCAGAATATGTGTCCCTTGCTGAGCAGGTGGAAGCATTCCAAAAACGCACGCCCTCTCGTTACCATTTGAGGAGCAGGAAATCTGATGAAG GCCCAGTTCCAGCAAAGTTGGTGAAGCCTCGGCTTACAAAGCCCAAAACGCCAGTGCTTCGGACGAAGCAGCGCTTCAGACCTATCACCTGCAAAACTACAGCAGAGTTAGAAGCAGAGGAAATTGAGAAAATTAAACA GTACAAATTCAAAGCACAAGAACTCAATCCCAAAATCTTTGAGGGTGGACCACTCCTGCCCAAGAAACCTTCTGTGAAGGACCTCACACAACCCATTGGCTTTGagttagaaactgaaaaaaggaTTCAGGAGCGTGACAgtaagaagcagcaggaggaagagcacTTTGAATTCCATTCCAGGCCATGTCCAACAAAAATCCTGGAGGATGTTGTG GGTGTTCCAGAGAAGAAGGTGCTTCCTATTACAGTTCCCAAGTCTCCAGTCTTCACCTTAAAAAGCAGAACCCAAACATCTAGCAGAGATGAAAAG GAAAAAGAGGTGGTTCCGGTGATCAGAGCTAACCCTATGCGACATTATGGAGTGCCCTTCAAACCTAAAATGCCAGAGCAGAGGCACGTGGAAGTttgccctttttcttttgatgccCGTGACAAAGAGCGGCAgatacaaaaagagaaaaaaatagaagagttGCAGAAGGAAGAG GTGCCAAAGTTCAAAGCATTACCTCTACCTTACTTTGACCATGTTCAGCTGCCAGAAAAGAAGGTCAAAAACCCAACTCAGCCAGAGCCATTCAATCTGCAGGTTGATGAACGGGGAGCTGCCAAGCTGCAGATCTGGAAACAGCAG CTTGAAGAAGActtgaaaaggcagaaagaggCAGCATGTTTTAAAGCTCGGCCTAACACAGTGGTGTACCAGGAGCCTTTTGTGCCTAAAAGGGGAAATAAGCCGTTATCAG TTCCTGAAAGCTTTGAGCTGGCGACAGAAAAGAGAGCTAAAGAGCGGCAAGAATTTGAAAAACGATTGGCAGATAGAGAAGCCATACGGGAGAGGTGTCAAGAGAGGctcaggcaggaggaagaagagcgtgaaaaggaagaagttgCCAAGCTAAGACAAGAAATG gttcaCAAGGCAAATCCAATACGCAAATACCGCAACGTAGAAGTGAAGCCCAGTGATCAGCCGCTGACTACACCAAAGTCTCCCAACTTTTCTGATAGATTCCGATGCTGA
- the TPX2 gene encoding targeting protein for Xklp2 isoform X5, translated as MSRAESRYSFDVPNPCINFATLNDDDDDEAHKADAWFDQKANAENIPPAEYVAQASQNSTAFSKPDIIQSSVTRQGIMSESHAEEDNEAESVQASAVPPNIVGSLTSWRAAAPAKASQRAGRRQATKQRKAQQHKGLDGIEVTRNADTQVNKEEVPPLKKMRVCSSREKLTEVSAKRAPLQGPARSPGKGKSKLTMPSTPTVLKRTNLSGKLKSTEEQELEKMQQLQKEVMELRKKNEESLKAAIAGAGQLVKRTAGQVTKPIDFHFCTENRIKHVESQPGNEYKELDFAAVLRKHPPSPVQMPKGPTVPKPFNLSQGNKRKLEETTSEYVSLAEQVEAFQKRTPSRYHLRSRKSDEGPVPAKLVKPRLTKPKTPVLRTKQRFRPITCKTTAELEAEEIEKIKQYKFKAQELNPKIFEGGPLLPKKPSVKDLTQPIGFELETEKRIQERDSKKQQEEEHFEFHSRPCPTKILEDVVGVPEKKVLPITVPKSPVFTLKSRTQTSSRDEKEKEVVPVIRANPMRHYGVPFKPKMPEQRHVEVCPFSFDARDKERQIQKEKKIEELQKEEVPKFKALPLPYFDHVQLPEKKVKNPTQPEPFNLQVDERGAAKLQIWKQQLEEDLKRQKEAACFKARPNTVVYQEPFVPKRGNKPLSESLSGSVVPESFELATEKRAKERQEFEKRLADREAIRERCQERLRQEEEEREKEEVAKLRQEMVHKANPIRKYRNVEVKPSDQPLTTPKSPNFSDRFRC; from the exons ATGTCTCGTGCAGAATCTAGATATTCCTTTGATGTCCCAAACCCTTGCATCAACTTTGCAACTCtgaatgatgatgatgatgatgaggcACACAAAGCAGATGCCTGGTTTG ACCAAAAAGCCAATGCAGAAAACATCCCTCCTGCAGAATATGTGGCACAGGCCTCACAGAACAGCACTGCTTTTTCAAAGCCTGATATTATTCAGTCTTCTGTCACACGACAAGGAATAATGA GTGAGAGCCATGCTGAAGAGGACAATGAAGCAGAAAGTGTGCAAGCCAGTGCAGTTCCTCCGAATATCGTTGGATCCCTGACgagctggagagctgctgctcctgcaaaggCCTCTCAGAG AGCGGGTAGAAGACAGGctacaaagcagagaaaagcacagcaacATAAAGGGCTGGATGGAATCGAAGTGACAAGAAATGCTGATACCCAAGTTAACAAGGAAGAGGTTCCAcccctgaaaaaaatgagagt TTGtagcagcagagagaagctgACAGAAGTATCTGCAAAGAGAGCGCCCCTGCAGGGTCCTGCCCGCtccccagggaaagggaaaagcaaactgACCATGCCCTCCACGCCAACAGTGCTAAA GAGGACCAATCTTTCTGGCAAGCTGAAGAGCACAGAGGAACAGGAGCTGGAAAAGATGCAGCAGTTGCAGAAGGAGGTTATGGAGCTGCGGAAGAAGAACGAGGAGTCTCTGAAAGCAGCTATTGCTGGAGCAG GACAACTTGTGAAGAGAACTGCTGGTCAAGTAACAAAGCCAATAGACTTCCACTTCTGCACAGAGAATAGAATTAAACATGTAGAAAGCCAGCCTGGGAACGAGTACAAGGAACTGGATTTTGCAGCAGTACTGAGAAAGCATCCTCCTTCTCCG gtGCAAATGCCGAAGGGACCCACTGTCCCCAAACCTTTCAATCTGTCccagggaaacaaaagaaaacttgaagaAACCACATCAGAATATGTGTCCCTTGCTGAGCAGGTGGAAGCATTCCAAAAACGCACGCCCTCTCGTTACCATTTGAGGAGCAGGAAATCTGATGAAG GCCCAGTTCCAGCAAAGTTGGTGAAGCCTCGGCTTACAAAGCCCAAAACGCCAGTGCTTCGGACGAAGCAGCGCTTCAGACCTATCACCTGCAAAACTACAGCAGAGTTAGAAGCAGAGGAAATTGAGAAAATTAAACA GTACAAATTCAAAGCACAAGAACTCAATCCCAAAATCTTTGAGGGTGGACCACTCCTGCCCAAGAAACCTTCTGTGAAGGACCTCACACAACCCATTGGCTTTGagttagaaactgaaaaaaggaTTCAGGAGCGTGACAgtaagaagcagcaggaggaagagcacTTTGAATTCCATTCCAGGCCATGTCCAACAAAAATCCTGGAGGATGTTGTG GGTGTTCCAGAGAAGAAGGTGCTTCCTATTACAGTTCCCAAGTCTCCAGTCTTCACCTTAAAAAGCAGAACCCAAACATCTAGCAGAGATGAAAAG GAAAAAGAGGTGGTTCCGGTGATCAGAGCTAACCCTATGCGACATTATGGAGTGCCCTTCAAACCTAAAATGCCAGAGCAGAGGCACGTGGAAGTttgccctttttcttttgatgccCGTGACAAAGAGCGGCAgatacaaaaagagaaaaaaatagaagagttGCAGAAGGAAGAG GTGCCAAAGTTCAAAGCATTACCTCTACCTTACTTTGACCATGTTCAGCTGCCAGAAAAGAAGGTCAAAAACCCAACTCAGCCAGAGCCATTCAATCTGCAGGTTGATGAACGGGGAGCTGCCAAGCTGCAGATCTGGAAACAGCAG CTTGAAGAAGActtgaaaaggcagaaagaggCAGCATGTTTTAAAGCTCGGCCTAACACAGTGGTGTACCAGGAGCCTTTTGTGCCTAAAAGGGGAAATAAGCCGTTATCAG AGAGCCTTTCTGGTTCTGTAGTTCCTGAAAGCTTTGAGCTGGCGACAGAAAAGAGAGCTAAAGAGCGGCAAGAATTTGAAAAACGATTGGCAGATAGAGAAGCCATACGGGAGAGGTGTCAAGAGAGGctcaggcaggaggaagaagagcgtgaaaaggaagaagttgCCAAGCTAAGACAAGAAATG gttcaCAAGGCAAATCCAATACGCAAATACCGCAACGTAGAAGTGAAGCCCAGTGATCAGCCGCTGACTACACCAAAGTCTCCCAACTTTTCTGATAGATTCCGATGCTGA
- the TPX2 gene encoding targeting protein for Xklp2 isoform X2, which translates to MSRAESRYSFDVPNPCINFATLNDDDDDEAHKADAWFDQKANAENIPPAEYVAQASQNSTAFSKPDIIQSSVTRQGIMSESHAEEDNEAESVQASAVPPNIVGSLTSWRAAAPAKASQRAGRRQATKQRKAQQHKGLDGIEVTRNADTQVNKEEVPPLKKMRVCSSREKLTEVSAKRAPLQGPARSPGKGKSKLTMPSTPTVLKRTNLSGKLKSTEEQELEKMQQLQKEVMELRKKNEESLKAAIAGAGQLVKRTAGQVTKPIDFHFCTENRIKHVESQPGNEYKELDFAAVLRKHPPSPVQMPKGPTVPKPFNLSQGNKRKLEETTSEYVSLAEQVEAFQKRTPSRYHLRSRKSDEGPVPAKLVKPRLTKPKTPVLRTKQRFRPITCKTTAELEAEEIEKIKQYKFKAQELNPKIFEGGPLLPKKPSVKDLTQPIGFELETEKRIQERDSKKQQEEEHFEFHSRPCPTKILEDVVGVPEKKVLPITVPKSPVFTLKSRTQTSSRDEKQEMFSHFLRSRPSVCVAVALEDKQEKEVVPVIRANPMRHYGVPFKPKMPEQRHVEVCPFSFDARDKERQIQKEKKIEELQKEEVPKFKALPLPYFDHVQLPEKKVKNPTQPEPFNLQVDERGAAKLQIWKQQLEEDLKRQKEAACFKARPNTVVYQEPFVPKRGNKPLSESLSGSVVPESFELATEKRAKERQEFEKRLADREAIRERCQERLRQEEEEREKEEVAKLRQEMVHKANPIRKYRNVEVKPSDQPLTTPKSPNFSDRFRC; encoded by the exons ATGTCTCGTGCAGAATCTAGATATTCCTTTGATGTCCCAAACCCTTGCATCAACTTTGCAACTCtgaatgatgatgatgatgatgaggcACACAAAGCAGATGCCTGGTTTG ACCAAAAAGCCAATGCAGAAAACATCCCTCCTGCAGAATATGTGGCACAGGCCTCACAGAACAGCACTGCTTTTTCAAAGCCTGATATTATTCAGTCTTCTGTCACACGACAAGGAATAATGA GTGAGAGCCATGCTGAAGAGGACAATGAAGCAGAAAGTGTGCAAGCCAGTGCAGTTCCTCCGAATATCGTTGGATCCCTGACgagctggagagctgctgctcctgcaaaggCCTCTCAGAG AGCGGGTAGAAGACAGGctacaaagcagagaaaagcacagcaacATAAAGGGCTGGATGGAATCGAAGTGACAAGAAATGCTGATACCCAAGTTAACAAGGAAGAGGTTCCAcccctgaaaaaaatgagagt TTGtagcagcagagagaagctgACAGAAGTATCTGCAAAGAGAGCGCCCCTGCAGGGTCCTGCCCGCtccccagggaaagggaaaagcaaactgACCATGCCCTCCACGCCAACAGTGCTAAA GAGGACCAATCTTTCTGGCAAGCTGAAGAGCACAGAGGAACAGGAGCTGGAAAAGATGCAGCAGTTGCAGAAGGAGGTTATGGAGCTGCGGAAGAAGAACGAGGAGTCTCTGAAAGCAGCTATTGCTGGAGCAG GACAACTTGTGAAGAGAACTGCTGGTCAAGTAACAAAGCCAATAGACTTCCACTTCTGCACAGAGAATAGAATTAAACATGTAGAAAGCCAGCCTGGGAACGAGTACAAGGAACTGGATTTTGCAGCAGTACTGAGAAAGCATCCTCCTTCTCCG gtGCAAATGCCGAAGGGACCCACTGTCCCCAAACCTTTCAATCTGTCccagggaaacaaaagaaaacttgaagaAACCACATCAGAATATGTGTCCCTTGCTGAGCAGGTGGAAGCATTCCAAAAACGCACGCCCTCTCGTTACCATTTGAGGAGCAGGAAATCTGATGAAG GCCCAGTTCCAGCAAAGTTGGTGAAGCCTCGGCTTACAAAGCCCAAAACGCCAGTGCTTCGGACGAAGCAGCGCTTCAGACCTATCACCTGCAAAACTACAGCAGAGTTAGAAGCAGAGGAAATTGAGAAAATTAAACA GTACAAATTCAAAGCACAAGAACTCAATCCCAAAATCTTTGAGGGTGGACCACTCCTGCCCAAGAAACCTTCTGTGAAGGACCTCACACAACCCATTGGCTTTGagttagaaactgaaaaaaggaTTCAGGAGCGTGACAgtaagaagcagcaggaggaagagcacTTTGAATTCCATTCCAGGCCATGTCCAACAAAAATCCTGGAGGATGTTGTG GGTGTTCCAGAGAAGAAGGTGCTTCCTATTACAGTTCCCAAGTCTCCAGTCTTCACCTTAAAAAGCAGAACCCAAACATCTAGCAGAGATGAAAAG caggagatgttcagccacttcctaAGAAGCAGGCCTTCAGTATGTGtagcagttgctctggaagacaaacaa GAAAAAGAGGTGGTTCCGGTGATCAGAGCTAACCCTATGCGACATTATGGAGTGCCCTTCAAACCTAAAATGCCAGAGCAGAGGCACGTGGAAGTttgccctttttcttttgatgccCGTGACAAAGAGCGGCAgatacaaaaagagaaaaaaatagaagagttGCAGAAGGAAGAG GTGCCAAAGTTCAAAGCATTACCTCTACCTTACTTTGACCATGTTCAGCTGCCAGAAAAGAAGGTCAAAAACCCAACTCAGCCAGAGCCATTCAATCTGCAGGTTGATGAACGGGGAGCTGCCAAGCTGCAGATCTGGAAACAGCAG CTTGAAGAAGActtgaaaaggcagaaagaggCAGCATGTTTTAAAGCTCGGCCTAACACAGTGGTGTACCAGGAGCCTTTTGTGCCTAAAAGGGGAAATAAGCCGTTATCAG AGAGCCTTTCTGGTTCTGTAGTTCCTGAAAGCTTTGAGCTGGCGACAGAAAAGAGAGCTAAAGAGCGGCAAGAATTTGAAAAACGATTGGCAGATAGAGAAGCCATACGGGAGAGGTGTCAAGAGAGGctcaggcaggaggaagaagagcgtgaaaaggaagaagttgCCAAGCTAAGACAAGAAATG gttcaCAAGGCAAATCCAATACGCAAATACCGCAACGTAGAAGTGAAGCCCAGTGATCAGCCGCTGACTACACCAAAGTCTCCCAACTTTTCTGATAGATTCCGATGCTGA
- the TPX2 gene encoding targeting protein for Xklp2 isoform X4: MSRAESRYSFDVPNPCINFATLNDDDDDEAHKADAWFDQKANAENIPPAEYVAQASQNSTAFSKPDIIQSSVTRQGIMSESHAEEDNEAESVQASAVPPNIVGSLTSWRAAAPAKASQRAGRRQATKQRKAQQHKGLDGIEVTRNADTQVNKEEVPPLKKMRVLRVPGQTSRSVPGPVMSCSSREKLTEVSAKRAPLQGPARSPGKGKSKLTMPSTPTVLKRTNLSGKLKSTEEQELEKMQQLQKEVMELRKKNEESLKAAIAGAGQLVKRTAGQVTKPIDFHFCTENRIKHVESQPGNEYKELDFAAVLRKHPPSPVQMPKGPTVPKPFNLSQGNKRKLEETTSEYVSLAEQVEAFQKRTPSRYHLRSRKSDEGPVPAKLVKPRLTKPKTPVLRTKQRFRPITCKTTAELEAEEIEKIKQYKFKAQELNPKIFEGGPLLPKKPSVKDLTQPIGFELETEKRIQERDSKKQQEEEHFEFHSRPCPTKILEDVVGVPEKKVLPITVPKSPVFTLKSRTQTSSRDEKEKEVVPVIRANPMRHYGVPFKPKMPEQRHVEVCPFSFDARDKERQIQKEKKIEELQKEEVPKFKALPLPYFDHVQLPEKKVKNPTQPEPFNLQVDERGAAKLQIWKQQLEEDLKRQKEAACFKARPNTVVYQEPFVPKRGNKPLSVPESFELATEKRAKERQEFEKRLADREAIRERCQERLRQEEEEREKEEVAKLRQEMVHKANPIRKYRNVEVKPSDQPLTTPKSPNFSDRFRC, encoded by the exons ATGTCTCGTGCAGAATCTAGATATTCCTTTGATGTCCCAAACCCTTGCATCAACTTTGCAACTCtgaatgatgatgatgatgatgaggcACACAAAGCAGATGCCTGGTTTG ACCAAAAAGCCAATGCAGAAAACATCCCTCCTGCAGAATATGTGGCACAGGCCTCACAGAACAGCACTGCTTTTTCAAAGCCTGATATTATTCAGTCTTCTGTCACACGACAAGGAATAATGA GTGAGAGCCATGCTGAAGAGGACAATGAAGCAGAAAGTGTGCAAGCCAGTGCAGTTCCTCCGAATATCGTTGGATCCCTGACgagctggagagctgctgctcctgcaaaggCCTCTCAGAG AGCGGGTAGAAGACAGGctacaaagcagagaaaagcacagcaacATAAAGGGCTGGATGGAATCGAAGTGACAAGAAATGCTGATACCCAAGTTAACAAGGAAGAGGTTCCAcccctgaaaaaaatgagagt CCTTAGAGTACCAGGGCAAACTAGTCGATCTGTACCTGGGCCTGTGATGAG TTGtagcagcagagagaagctgACAGAAGTATCTGCAAAGAGAGCGCCCCTGCAGGGTCCTGCCCGCtccccagggaaagggaaaagcaaactgACCATGCCCTCCACGCCAACAGTGCTAAA GAGGACCAATCTTTCTGGCAAGCTGAAGAGCACAGAGGAACAGGAGCTGGAAAAGATGCAGCAGTTGCAGAAGGAGGTTATGGAGCTGCGGAAGAAGAACGAGGAGTCTCTGAAAGCAGCTATTGCTGGAGCAG GACAACTTGTGAAGAGAACTGCTGGTCAAGTAACAAAGCCAATAGACTTCCACTTCTGCACAGAGAATAGAATTAAACATGTAGAAAGCCAGCCTGGGAACGAGTACAAGGAACTGGATTTTGCAGCAGTACTGAGAAAGCATCCTCCTTCTCCG gtGCAAATGCCGAAGGGACCCACTGTCCCCAAACCTTTCAATCTGTCccagggaaacaaaagaaaacttgaagaAACCACATCAGAATATGTGTCCCTTGCTGAGCAGGTGGAAGCATTCCAAAAACGCACGCCCTCTCGTTACCATTTGAGGAGCAGGAAATCTGATGAAG GCCCAGTTCCAGCAAAGTTGGTGAAGCCTCGGCTTACAAAGCCCAAAACGCCAGTGCTTCGGACGAAGCAGCGCTTCAGACCTATCACCTGCAAAACTACAGCAGAGTTAGAAGCAGAGGAAATTGAGAAAATTAAACA GTACAAATTCAAAGCACAAGAACTCAATCCCAAAATCTTTGAGGGTGGACCACTCCTGCCCAAGAAACCTTCTGTGAAGGACCTCACACAACCCATTGGCTTTGagttagaaactgaaaaaaggaTTCAGGAGCGTGACAgtaagaagcagcaggaggaagagcacTTTGAATTCCATTCCAGGCCATGTCCAACAAAAATCCTGGAGGATGTTGTG GGTGTTCCAGAGAAGAAGGTGCTTCCTATTACAGTTCCCAAGTCTCCAGTCTTCACCTTAAAAAGCAGAACCCAAACATCTAGCAGAGATGAAAAG GAAAAAGAGGTGGTTCCGGTGATCAGAGCTAACCCTATGCGACATTATGGAGTGCCCTTCAAACCTAAAATGCCAGAGCAGAGGCACGTGGAAGTttgccctttttcttttgatgccCGTGACAAAGAGCGGCAgatacaaaaagagaaaaaaatagaagagttGCAGAAGGAAGAG GTGCCAAAGTTCAAAGCATTACCTCTACCTTACTTTGACCATGTTCAGCTGCCAGAAAAGAAGGTCAAAAACCCAACTCAGCCAGAGCCATTCAATCTGCAGGTTGATGAACGGGGAGCTGCCAAGCTGCAGATCTGGAAACAGCAG CTTGAAGAAGActtgaaaaggcagaaagaggCAGCATGTTTTAAAGCTCGGCCTAACACAGTGGTGTACCAGGAGCCTTTTGTGCCTAAAAGGGGAAATAAGCCGTTATCAG TTCCTGAAAGCTTTGAGCTGGCGACAGAAAAGAGAGCTAAAGAGCGGCAAGAATTTGAAAAACGATTGGCAGATAGAGAAGCCATACGGGAGAGGTGTCAAGAGAGGctcaggcaggaggaagaagagcgtgaaaaggaagaagttgCCAAGCTAAGACAAGAAATG gttcaCAAGGCAAATCCAATACGCAAATACCGCAACGTAGAAGTGAAGCCCAGTGATCAGCCGCTGACTACACCAAAGTCTCCCAACTTTTCTGATAGATTCCGATGCTGA